One genomic window of Thalassolituus hydrocarboniclasticus includes the following:
- the ftsY gene encoding signal recognition particle-docking protein FtsY has product MFDFFKRKKNTPEAAKETPAESESPEQSAEPSPEQVQADGSEAVTAAPAAEVVVPEAAESPVAEDEAVAEDEPVEAPVAEVPAPAQPQTQDKPLDNQGTKKPGFFSRIRQGLSKTRSGLSDGLANLLLGKKEIDDDLLEELETQLIMADVGVEATQDIMSRLTARVSRKELSDSDALYNALIGELQDTLGSVQAPLVIDSSKKPYVILMVGINGVGKTTTIGKLAKQFQSDGKNVMLAAGDTFRAAAVEQLQVWGERNNVPVIAQHTGADSASVLYDALEAAKARKVDVLIADTAGRLHTKDNLMQELEKVVRVMKKLDDSAPHEVMLVLDAGTGQNAINQARQFQQAVGVTGLTLTKLDGTAKGGIIFALARHFGLPVRYIGVGEGIDDLRPFNAEEFTRALFQREQKETD; this is encoded by the coding sequence ATGTTTGATTTTTTTAAGCGCAAAAAGAATACCCCGGAAGCTGCCAAAGAAACCCCGGCGGAATCTGAATCCCCAGAACAATCTGCTGAACCGTCTCCTGAACAGGTGCAGGCTGACGGTTCGGAAGCCGTAACCGCAGCACCAGCCGCCGAAGTGGTGGTGCCGGAGGCTGCAGAAAGCCCTGTTGCTGAAGATGAAGCAGTTGCTGAAGACGAACCAGTTGAAGCTCCGGTTGCTGAAGTTCCGGCTCCGGCCCAGCCGCAGACTCAGGATAAACCGCTGGATAATCAGGGCACGAAAAAGCCGGGCTTTTTCAGCCGTATCCGTCAGGGCCTGAGCAAAACCCGCAGCGGCCTGAGCGATGGCCTGGCCAATCTGTTGCTGGGCAAAAAAGAAATCGACGATGACCTGCTGGAAGAACTGGAAACCCAGCTGATCATGGCCGACGTGGGTGTCGAAGCCACGCAGGACATCATGAGTCGCCTGACCGCCCGCGTCAGCCGCAAGGAACTGAGTGATTCCGATGCCCTCTATAACGCCTTAATTGGCGAGCTGCAGGATACCCTGGGGAGTGTGCAGGCCCCGCTGGTGATCGACAGCAGCAAAAAGCCTTATGTGATTCTGATGGTTGGTATTAACGGTGTGGGGAAAACCACCACCATCGGTAAGCTGGCCAAGCAATTCCAGAGCGATGGCAAAAACGTCATGCTGGCGGCCGGTGATACCTTCCGTGCCGCAGCGGTTGAACAACTGCAGGTCTGGGGTGAACGCAACAATGTACCGGTGATTGCCCAGCACACCGGCGCCGATTCAGCTTCGGTTCTGTACGATGCACTGGAAGCGGCCAAAGCGCGCAAGGTCGATGTTCTGATTGCCGATACCGCCGGTCGTCTGCACACCAAAGACAACCTGATGCAGGAACTGGAAAAAGTCGTGCGGGTGATGAAAAAACTCGACGACAGCGCACCGCACGAAGTGATGCTGGTGCTGGATGCGGGAACCGGCCAGAACGCCATTAACCAGGCGCGTCAGTTCCAGCAGGCGGTCGGCGTGACCGGCCTGACCCTGACCAAGCTCGATGGCACTGCCAAGGGCGGTATTATTTTCGCGCTGGCCCGCCACTTTGGCCTGCCGGTACGTTATATCGGTGTGGGCGAGGGCATCGACGACCTGCGTCCTTTTAATGCTGAAGAATTTACCCGTGCACTGTTCCAGCGCGAGCAAAAAGAAACCGACTGA
- the rsmD gene encoding 16S rRNA (guanine(966)-N(2))-methyltransferase RsmD has product MSKIQSQQLRIIGGQWRSRRLRFPAVDGLRPTMDRVRETVFNWLQYDVEGARTLDAFAGSGALGFEALSRGAKEVIFLEKHPNAALQLRENLEILQARNAQVWAGDALLWLQQNPEPFDLVFLDPPFGKDLLQPAIDALRLLPGALVYIEHEVRLQPLFPANWQEIKHKETKEFCFRLFEVMADPEP; this is encoded by the coding sequence ATGAGCAAAATCCAATCCCAGCAACTGCGTATTATTGGTGGTCAGTGGCGCTCCCGCCGCCTGCGTTTTCCTGCCGTCGATGGCCTGCGTCCGACCATGGACCGGGTACGTGAGACCGTCTTTAACTGGCTGCAGTACGATGTCGAAGGCGCACGCACACTGGATGCCTTTGCCGGTTCCGGCGCGCTGGGCTTCGAAGCATTGTCGCGTGGCGCGAAGGAAGTGATTTTTCTGGAGAAGCATCCCAATGCGGCCCTGCAGCTGCGCGAAAATCTGGAAATTCTGCAGGCACGCAACGCTCAGGTCTGGGCCGGCGATGCCCTGCTGTGGCTGCAACAGAATCCGGAGCCTTTTGATCTGGTGTTTCTCGATCCGCCGTTTGGCAAAGACCTGCTGCAACCGGCCATCGATGCCCTGCGCCTGCTGCCCGGAGCACTGGTGTATATCGAGCATGAAGTTCGCCTGCAGCCACTGTTTCCGGCTAACTGGCAGGAAATCAAACATAAGGAAACCAAAGAGTTCTGTTTCCGCCTGTTTGAAGTAATGGCGGACCCGGAGCCCTGA
- a CDS encoding TetR/AcrR family transcriptional regulator — protein MSTKERILDASLQLFNEQGERKVTTNHIAAHLAISPGNLYYHFKNKQAIIFALFERYESRVLDILQVPEERALQPLDKLRYLQDIFSGLWDYRFMHRDMEHLLLADAELHARYRAFFRLCLQRVQQIFRGLAEAGIIRISEADIASLALNTWIVVTSWFSFLRCNLLNADVDAISPELLRGGIYQVFTLERPYLTDEYREAMNQLQQQFIPRPSWLEADEETVG, from the coding sequence ATGAGTACTAAAGAACGAATTCTCGACGCCAGCCTGCAGCTCTTTAATGAGCAGGGTGAGCGCAAGGTAACAACCAATCATATTGCCGCCCATCTGGCGATTTCGCCGGGCAATCTGTATTACCACTTCAAAAATAAGCAGGCGATTATCTTTGCCCTGTTTGAGCGCTATGAAAGCCGGGTGCTGGATATTCTGCAGGTGCCGGAAGAACGCGCGCTGCAACCACTGGATAAACTGCGTTATCTGCAGGACATCTTCAGCGGTCTGTGGGATTACCGCTTTATGCACCGCGATATGGAGCATCTGCTGCTGGCCGACGCTGAACTGCATGCCCGTTACCGCGCGTTTTTCCGCCTGTGTCTGCAACGGGTGCAGCAGATTTTCCGTGGGCTGGCCGAGGCTGGCATTATCCGCATCAGCGAAGCTGACATCGCCAGTCTGGCGCTGAATACCTGGATTGTGGTGACGTCCTGGTTTTCTTTCCTGCGCTGCAATCTGCTCAATGCTGACGTTGATGCGATTTCGCCGGAGCTGTTGCGCGGCGGTATTTATCAGGTGTTTACGCTGGAGCGGCCCTATCTGACCGACGAATACCGCGAGGCGATGAATCAGCTGCAACAGCAGTTTATTCCGCGTCCGAGCTGGCTGGAGGCCGACGAAGAAACCGTCGGTTAA
- a CDS encoding coniferyl aldehyde dehydrogenase — translation MVATVTSLHSPNEELERMHSLFKQQQQAFRNNPMPSADERIADLKRLKAAILKYQDELAAAVNQDFSCRSTDETMIAEIMTSVEGINYACKRLRGWMKPSKRHVSMLFAPSHNHVMYQPLGVIGIMVPWNYPIQLALLPLMTALAAGNRAMIKMSEFTPVTNKVLKKLLAEVFNENQVALIEGEVEVSSAFAEVPWDHLVFTGSTAVGRIVMAAAAKNLTPVTLELGGKSPAIIAPGASMKDAVERICFGKSLNAGQTCIAPDYVLLPAGQEQEFIDTYQATFARMYPTIRDNSDYTAVVNERQHQRLQAWVADAKEKGAKITVVNPANEDFSGTRKMPLHIVENGSAEMKVLQEELFGPVMPVVPYRSLDDAIDYVNDRDRPLALYLFSYDKALQKKVLERTHAGGVTINDTLMHIAQDDMPFGGVGPSGMGHYHGKEGFIALSKAKAVHRKGRFNSGQFIYPPYGGAIQGLIRKLFIR, via the coding sequence ATGGTCGCGACGGTTACCAGTCTCCACTCTCCCAATGAAGAGCTCGAGCGCATGCACAGCCTGTTCAAACAACAGCAACAGGCGTTCCGTAACAACCCGATGCCGTCCGCCGACGAGCGCATTGCCGATCTGAAGCGTCTGAAGGCTGCCATCCTGAAGTATCAGGATGAACTGGCTGCTGCGGTGAACCAGGATTTCAGCTGCCGTTCAACCGACGAAACCATGATCGCCGAGATCATGACCAGCGTTGAAGGCATCAACTACGCCTGCAAACGTCTGCGCGGCTGGATGAAACCGTCCAAGCGCCACGTCAGCATGCTGTTTGCGCCGTCACACAACCATGTGATGTACCAGCCACTGGGCGTGATCGGCATTATGGTGCCCTGGAACTACCCGATTCAGCTGGCCCTGCTGCCGCTGATGACCGCACTGGCCGCCGGTAACCGCGCCATGATCAAGATGTCTGAGTTCACGCCGGTGACCAACAAGGTGCTGAAAAAACTGCTGGCGGAAGTCTTCAACGAGAATCAGGTAGCCCTGATCGAAGGTGAAGTGGAGGTGTCCTCCGCCTTTGCCGAAGTACCATGGGACCATCTGGTGTTCACCGGCTCTACCGCCGTTGGCCGCATCGTCATGGCCGCCGCGGCGAAAAACCTGACACCGGTTACCCTGGAGCTGGGCGGTAAGTCACCAGCCATTATCGCACCGGGTGCCAGCATGAAGGATGCCGTTGAGCGCATCTGTTTCGGTAAATCCCTGAACGCCGGTCAGACCTGTATCGCACCCGATTACGTGCTGCTGCCGGCTGGTCAGGAACAGGAATTTATCGACACCTACCAGGCCACCTTCGCCCGTATGTATCCGACCATCCGCGACAACAGCGATTACACCGCGGTGGTGAACGAACGTCAGCACCAGCGCCTGCAGGCCTGGGTCGCCGATGCGAAAGAAAAAGGCGCGAAAATTACCGTGGTCAATCCGGCCAACGAAGACTTCAGCGGCACCCGCAAGATGCCACTGCACATTGTCGAAAACGGCAGCGCCGAGATGAAAGTGCTGCAGGAAGAGCTGTTTGGCCCGGTGATGCCGGTGGTGCCTTACCGCTCACTGGATGATGCCATTGACTACGTTAACGACCGTGACCGTCCGCTGGCGCTGTACCTGTTCAGCTACGACAAAGCACTGCAGAAAAAAGTGCTGGAACGCACCCACGCCGGTGGCGTCACCATCAACGATACGCTGATGCACATCGCCCAGGATGATATGCCGTTTGGTGGTGTTGGCCCGTCCGGTATGGGTCATTACCACGGTAAAGAAGGTTTTATCGCCCTGTCGAAAGCCAAAGCGGTACACCGCAAAGGCCGCTTTAACAGCGGGCAGTTTATCTACCCACCGTACGGCGGCGCGATTCAGGGTCTGATCCGCAAGCTGTTTATCCGCTGA
- a CDS encoding twin-arginine translocation signal domain-containing protein codes for MFNTSRRGFLQLSASSAAALTVGASLAGLTGCSKVPAAEGYKLLRAGDIEFLSALAPVILNKSYPGTLAAEAPVRLTKALDTLIGTLEDYSRSQLVQLLDVMQVAPIRAAMGAQWGSWSEASAEEIEAFLQDWKTSSIQLKRMGYGSLCKLLTMCWYSQPETFVSSGYPGAPKKIPA; via the coding sequence ATGTTCAACACCTCCCGTCGTGGATTTTTACAACTCAGTGCCAGCTCTGCCGCGGCACTGACCGTGGGCGCCTCACTGGCCGGTCTGACCGGCTGCAGCAAGGTGCCCGCGGCCGAAGGCTACAAGCTGCTGCGCGCCGGCGATATTGAATTTCTCAGCGCGCTGGCGCCGGTGATTCTGAACAAAAGCTATCCCGGCACACTGGCCGCCGAGGCTCCGGTGCGCCTGACCAAAGCGCTGGACACCCTGATCGGCACCCTCGAAGACTATTCCAGAAGCCAGCTGGTACAGCTGCTGGACGTGATGCAGGTTGCTCCGATCCGTGCCGCCATGGGCGCACAATGGGGCAGCTGGAGTGAAGCCAGCGCGGAGGAAATTGAAGCCTTTTTACAGGACTGGAAAACCAGCAGCATCCAGCTGAAGCGCATGGGCTATGGCTCGCTGTGTAAGCTTCTGACCATGTGCTGGTACTCTCAGCCAGAAACCTTTGTCAGCAGCGGCTACCCGGGCGCACCAAAGAAAATCCCGGCCTGA
- a CDS encoding GMC family oxidoreductase produces MQNNNQRQPDIPVVAGIPDPILDGIANGWKVRESTEVTDGSVIEADVIIIGTGAGGGTTAEILAKAGLKVLMLEEGPLKSTNDFRMDEREAYRDLYQESAGRMSKDGAMSILQGRCVGGTTVINWTSSFRTPEPTLDYWQQEFGVEGFSRAEMDPWFEKMEQRLNVAPWQVQPNENNSVLARGATQLGIDWHVIPRNVSGCWNLGYCGTGCPTNAKQSMLVTTIPAALDNHSELVYSARAERLIMEGRKVLGVEVTALGRNNQPSGKSFVAKAPHVVMACGAINGPALLLRSKAPDPHKRIGKRTFFHPTTFCFAEFEQVIDPYYGAPQSIYSDHFQWLEVSGKVGYKLEVPPLQPGLTSVLLLGHGAQHFEDISKLPNLHAMIALLRDGFHADSEGGSIELASDGTPIIDYEINDYLWDGVVRSWLTMAEIQFAAGAKAVRASHVDSPWFRSWEEAKAGISKLEFRSNAFTAGSAHCMGGLTMGEDQSRCLVDSHGKYHHLDNLYVFDGSAFPTSIGANPQLSIYGMACKQANKLLETIKASA; encoded by the coding sequence ATGCAGAATAATAATCAACGCCAGCCCGATATCCCGGTGGTTGCCGGTATTCCCGACCCAATTCTTGACGGTATCGCCAACGGCTGGAAAGTACGTGAGTCGACCGAAGTGACCGACGGCAGCGTCATCGAAGCAGACGTTATCATTATCGGTACCGGCGCCGGTGGCGGCACCACCGCCGAAATTCTGGCCAAGGCCGGACTGAAAGTGCTGATGCTGGAAGAAGGCCCACTGAAAAGCACCAACGATTTCCGCATGGACGAGCGTGAAGCCTACCGCGACCTGTATCAGGAAAGCGCCGGGCGCATGAGCAAAGACGGCGCGATGTCGATCCTGCAGGGTCGCTGCGTTGGCGGCACAACCGTCATCAACTGGACCTCCAGTTTCCGCACCCCGGAACCAACCCTCGACTACTGGCAGCAGGAGTTTGGCGTGGAAGGTTTCAGCCGCGCCGAGATGGACCCCTGGTTCGAAAAAATGGAACAGCGCCTGAACGTTGCTCCGTGGCAGGTGCAGCCCAACGAAAATAACTCGGTACTGGCCCGCGGCGCCACTCAGCTGGGTATCGACTGGCATGTGATTCCACGCAACGTTTCCGGCTGCTGGAACCTCGGTTACTGCGGTACCGGCTGTCCGACCAACGCCAAGCAATCGATGCTGGTCACCACCATTCCGGCGGCGCTGGATAACCATTCGGAGCTGGTGTACAGCGCCCGTGCCGAACGCCTGATTATGGAAGGCCGCAAAGTACTGGGCGTGGAAGTCACTGCACTGGGCCGTAATAATCAGCCAAGCGGTAAAAGCTTCGTCGCCAAAGCGCCGCATGTGGTAATGGCCTGCGGTGCGATCAACGGCCCGGCATTATTGCTGCGTTCCAAAGCACCGGACCCGCACAAGCGTATCGGTAAGCGTACCTTCTTCCATCCGACCACCTTCTGCTTTGCCGAATTCGAACAGGTGATCGATCCTTACTATGGCGCGCCACAGTCGATTTACTCCGACCACTTCCAGTGGCTCGAAGTCAGCGGCAAAGTGGGCTACAAACTCGAAGTGCCACCACTGCAGCCGGGGCTGACCTCGGTACTGCTGTTGGGTCATGGTGCTCAGCACTTTGAAGACATCAGCAAGCTGCCGAATCTGCACGCCATGATTGCCCTGCTGCGCGATGGTTTCCACGCCGACAGCGAAGGCGGCAGCATTGAACTGGCTTCCGATGGCACGCCGATTATCGACTACGAAATCAACGACTACCTGTGGGATGGCGTTGTGCGTTCCTGGCTGACCATGGCTGAAATTCAGTTTGCTGCCGGTGCCAAAGCGGTACGCGCCTCGCACGTTGATTCGCCGTGGTTCCGCAGCTGGGAAGAGGCCAAAGCCGGTATCAGCAAGCTGGAGTTCCGCTCCAATGCCTTTACCGCCGGTTCTGCCCACTGCATGGGTGGCCTGACCATGGGTGAAGACCAGAGCCGTTGTCTGGTCGACAGTCATGGTAAGTACCATCACCTCGATAACCTCTATGTGTTTGACGGTTCGGCCTTCCCGACCAGTATCGGCGCCAACCCGCAGCTGTCGATCTACGGTATGGCCTGTAAGCAGGCTAATAAACTGCTGGAAACCATCAAAGCCAGTGCCTGA
- the coaD gene encoding pantetheine-phosphate adenylyltransferase, translated as MNIAVYPGTFDPITNGHTDLVERAARMFDHIILAVADNPKKKPMLDLETRVDLARSVLGHLANVEVVGFSNLLADFVKEKNANIILRGLRAVSDFEYEFQLANMNRVLAPNVESLFLTPAEHFSYISSTLVREIASLGGDVSNFVNPQVAKALKKCVN; from the coding sequence ATGAATATTGCTGTCTACCCTGGCACGTTCGATCCGATCACCAACGGTCATACCGATCTGGTCGAACGGGCGGCGCGTATGTTTGACCACATCATTCTTGCCGTGGCCGACAATCCGAAGAAAAAGCCGATGCTCGATCTCGAAACCCGCGTTGATCTGGCGCGCAGCGTACTCGGCCACCTGGCTAACGTTGAAGTCGTAGGTTTCAGCAACCTGCTGGCTGATTTCGTGAAAGAAAAAAACGCCAACATCATCCTGCGCGGCCTGCGTGCGGTGTCTGATTTTGAATACGAATTCCAGCTCGCCAATATGAACCGTGTACTGGCGCCGAACGTGGAAAGTCTGTTCCTGACTCCGGCTGAGCACTTCTCTTACATTTCATCTACGCTGGTCAGAGAAATCGCCTCACTGGGCGGAGATGTCAGCAATTTTGTAAATCCTCAGGTAGCCAAAGCCCTGAAGAAATGTGTGAATTAA
- a CDS encoding YfhL family 4Fe-4S dicluster ferredoxin, whose protein sequence is MALIITDECINCDVCEPECPNEAISAGEEIYEIDPSKCTECVGHYDEPQCQLVCPVDCIPQDENRMETQEELEAKYERLTGKKIA, encoded by the coding sequence ATGGCCCTGATTATCACTGACGAATGCATCAACTGTGATGTATGCGAACCGGAATGTCCGAACGAAGCTATTTCTGCCGGCGAAGAAATTTACGAGATTGACCCGTCCAAGTGCACCGAATGTGTCGGTCACTACGACGAGCCACAGTGCCAGTTAGTTTGCCCGGTGGATTGTATTCCACAGGACGAAAACCGTATGGAAACCCAGGAAGAACTGGAAGCGAAATACGAACGGCTGACCGGCAAAAAAATCGCCTGA